Proteins from a single region of Chryseobacterium scophthalmum:
- a CDS encoding DUF2752 domain-containing protein, giving the protein MHIEDFMLPCPSKKFLGIECFGCGSQRAILMVFQGKFSEAFQMFPAVYTLLLFFCFVGINFIDKKRNYGQILIFLAIINSLIMVFSYFYKHFIIHLN; this is encoded by the coding sequence ATGCATATAGAAGATTTTATGCTTCCTTGTCCCAGCAAAAAGTTTTTGGGAATTGAGTGTTTCGGATGTGGAAGTCAGCGGGCAATTTTGATGGTTTTTCAGGGAAAGTTTTCTGAGGCCTTTCAAATGTTTCCGGCAGTTTATACTTTATTGCTGTTTTTCTGCTTTGTTGGCATCAATTTTATCGACAAAAAAAGAAATTATGGACAGATTTTGATTTTTTTAGCAATAATTAATTCACTGATCATGGTTTTTTCTTACTTTTATAAACATTTTATTATTCATTTAAACTAA
- a CDS encoding DUF3267 domain-containing protein — MENYTEKKLTIDLKKANIYSLKILLYSCVVFLIPYIFLWQYQFSFEHLSSTFKRLIEKYTFLSGFIPLFFIVLGIVLHELIHGLTFLPFCKNGFKSIKFGFMKQYLTPYCHCKEPLKLKYYRIGVIMPAIILGFIPSVWAIITGNFYLLCFGIFFIMGAAGDFMILMTLKNENPEDLVLDHPSEAGCFVYTAKK; from the coding sequence ATGGAAAATTACACTGAGAAAAAACTGACAATTGATTTAAAGAAAGCAAATATTTATTCACTGAAAATATTGTTGTATTCGTGTGTTGTGTTTCTAATTCCCTATATTTTTCTTTGGCAATACCAGTTTAGTTTCGAGCATCTGAGTTCAACTTTTAAGAGACTTATAGAAAAATATACTTTTTTAAGTGGATTTATTCCATTATTTTTTATCGTTTTGGGAATTGTTTTGCATGAGCTTATTCACGGGCTTACTTTTTTACCTTTTTGTAAAAACGGTTTTAAATCAATAAAATTTGGTTTTATGAAGCAATATCTTACCCCTTATTGTCATTGCAAAGAACCCTTAAAGCTAAAATATTATAGAATAGGAGTTATAATGCCTGCAATTATTCTGGGTTTTATACCTTCAGTTTGGGCAATCATTACGGGCAATTTTTATCTTTTGTGCTTTGGGATTTTCTTTATCATGGGAGCTGCAGGAGATTTTATGATTTTAATGACTTTAAAAAATGAAAATCCTGAAGATTTGGTTTTAGACCATCCAAGTGAAGCCGGTTGCTTTGTTTATACAGCAAAAAAGTAA
- a CDS encoding CCC motif membrane protein, which produces MNQQKLPNATAVLVLGIVSIVGCCCYGVLGLIAGIIGLVLYKKDNALYQSNPTLYSDYNNLNTGRILCIIGLILSALYLVLNIVMIAVFGWDALSDQELMQERIREMMGQ; this is translated from the coding sequence ATGAATCAACAAAAATTACCTAATGCTACGGCAGTACTTGTTTTAGGAATTGTTTCTATCGTCGGATGCTGTTGTTACGGTGTTTTGGGGCTAATTGCCGGAATTATCGGACTTGTACTTTACAAAAAAGACAATGCATTGTACCAAAGTAATCCAACTTTATATTCTGATTACAACAACCTTAATACCGGAAGAATTCTTTGTATTATTGGTTTGATCCTTAGCGCACTTTATCTTGTTTTAAATATTGTGATGATTGCTGTTTTCGGATGGGATGCACTTTCAGATCAGGAATTGATGCAGGAACGTATCAGAGAAATGATGGGACAATAA
- a CDS encoding MFS transporter, translated as MDSSINPPKNINLKLISYVSFTFVGYFIIGLSLSVLPIFITKSLGYSLLIAGMVISLQYISTFFLRAYSGKIIDGKGPKPAVLFSMIGFSLTGIFLILAYYFKFSPILSLSFLIITRLLTGCAEGMVGASPINWAIMDLGEKHTAKIISYNGVACYGALAIGASLGIVIEHAYSLYGIGILSIILGILGFFFAKTKENKTNLNPQENQSFWKVLGKVAPFGVCLALGGIGFASISTFITLYYNYFHWNNGALCLSIFGGLFVAGRLIFSNVINNYGGIKVAIACLFVETIGLLIIAFATNAQMALVGAGVTGLGFSLIFPALGVVAIKSVSPSSQGSALAGYGLFIDISLGVAGPIIGSVADFFGMQFIFPFSAAMVFIGLGLAYFLKKKSNLKKLNEA; from the coding sequence ATGGACAGTTCAATAAATCCACCCAAAAACATCAATCTTAAACTTATTTCTTATGTATCTTTTACTTTTGTAGGATATTTTATTATCGGTTTATCACTTTCGGTTTTGCCGATTTTCATCACCAAAAGTTTAGGATATAGCCTTTTAATTGCAGGAATGGTAATTAGTTTGCAATATATTTCTACATTTTTCTTGAGAGCATATTCCGGAAAAATTATTGATGGAAAAGGCCCGAAACCAGCAGTTTTATTTAGTATGATTGGTTTTTCTTTAACCGGAATTTTTCTAATTCTCGCTTATTATTTTAAATTTTCTCCGATTTTAAGTCTTAGTTTTTTAATCATTACCCGTCTTTTAACAGGTTGTGCAGAAGGTATGGTTGGAGCAAGCCCGATCAACTGGGCGATTATGGATTTAGGCGAAAAACATACCGCAAAAATCATTTCCTACAACGGTGTTGCCTGTTACGGAGCTTTGGCAATCGGAGCTTCTTTAGGGATTGTAATCGAGCATGCATACAGTTTGTATGGCATTGGAATTCTCTCTATCATCTTAGGAATTCTCGGATTTTTCTTTGCTAAAACTAAAGAAAACAAAACCAACCTCAACCCACAAGAAAATCAATCTTTCTGGAAAGTTCTTGGGAAAGTTGCTCCTTTTGGAGTTTGTCTGGCTTTAGGAGGAATCGGTTTCGCAAGTATTTCTACATTTATCACGTTATATTACAATTATTTTCATTGGAATAATGGTGCTTTGTGTTTAAGTATTTTCGGAGGATTATTTGTAGCCGGAAGATTGATTTTCAGCAATGTTATCAATAATTATGGCGGAATAAAAGTTGCCATTGCCTGTCTTTTTGTAGAAACCATCGGACTTTTAATTATTGCTTTTGCAACCAACGCTCAAATGGCTTTGGTTGGAGCCGGTGTTACAGGATTAGGATTTTCGCTAATATTTCCTGCGCTTGGCGTTGTTGCTATCAAGAGTGTTTCACCATCAAGCCAAGGTTCTGCTTTGGCGGGTTACGGACTTTTCATTGATATTTCTTTAGGTGTTGCAGGTCCTATAATTGGAAGTGTTGCCGATTTTTTCGGAATGCAGTTTATCTTTCCGTTCAGTGCGGCAATGGTTTTTATTGGTTTAGGACTAGCTTATTTTCTGAAGAAAAAATCAAACTTAAAAAAATTGAATGAGGCTTAA